One part of the Anaeromyxobacter sp. Fw109-5 genome encodes these proteins:
- a CDS encoding bacteriohemerythrin produces MALQWTSALSSGVAELDAQLEELFRRVDRLLDAILARDRSEASRLIAFLQHHVSDHFAAEERLMREVEYPDAARHVAEHLAFAAQIDALAGWLAAEGATARLVLRLEREVTAWLQEHVYGTDHALARFVAARQSDQAIAERAGAPVRAS; encoded by the coding sequence ATGGCGCTCCAGTGGACCTCTGCGTTGTCGAGCGGCGTGGCCGAGCTCGACGCGCAGCTCGAGGAGCTGTTCCGTCGCGTCGACCGGCTGCTCGACGCCATCCTGGCCCGAGACCGGAGCGAGGCGTCCCGCCTGATCGCGTTCCTCCAGCACCACGTCTCGGATCACTTCGCGGCGGAGGAGCGGCTCATGCGCGAGGTGGAGTACCCGGACGCCGCGCGCCACGTGGCCGAGCACCTCGCCTTCGCCGCGCAGATCGACGCGCTCGCGGGCTGGCTCGCGGCCGAGGGCGCGACCGCGCGGCTCGTGCTCCGCCTGGAGCGCGAGGTGACCGCCTGGTTGCAGGAGCACGTGTACGGGACCGATCACGCGCTCGCCCGCTTCGTCGCCGCCCGGCAGTCCGACCAGGCGATCGCCGAGCGCGCAGGCGCACCCGTGCGAGCCTCGTAG